Proteins from a single region of Gossypium arboreum isolate Shixiya-1 chromosome 1, ASM2569848v2, whole genome shotgun sequence:
- the LOC108482415 gene encoding uncharacterized protein LOC108482415 yields MEVVKPSSPIPSFDFNSAPPSPSRFGECFFSAPTTPSRISEFYSEFDRLSIMNHNQISSSSAIPFDWEEKPKSVGKTKIDDDDEVNFAFDFRQPLLEKTYQLSAEELFDGGKIKPFKPPQVVDEYDQKIPFLSSQGKKIIHAFSPSKKTNTEDGRGRGRERERERERVHDMLSKNSSCRATRSLSPYRVSDEEDENDHISSNIKQSSSKGSSSRKWRSLRDLLLFRSASEGHNRDTFRKYSSSFIRKSEDHHHKSSSFKSVDCSGSARSKRKVSAHELHYTTNKAASDNMKRKTFLPYKQGILGRLAFIPAVGTPAKSYNNTM; encoded by the coding sequence ATGGAAGTGGTGAAACCAAGTTCGCCGATTCCTAGTTTTGATTTCAACAGTGCTCCTCCTTCGCCCAGCCGATTTGGTGAATGTTTCTTCAGTGCACCCACCACTCCGTCAAGAATATCTGAGTTTTATAGTGAATTTGATCGTTTGTCGATCATGAATCATAATCAAATAAGCAGTTCTTCGGCGATTCCTTTTGATTGGGAAGAAAAACCAAAATCAGTAGGAAAaacaaagatcgatgatgatgatgaagtaAATTTCGCTTTTGATTTTCGTCAGCCATTATTGGAGAAAACCTATCAGCTTTCAGCTGAAGAACTCTTCGATGGTGGGAAAATCAAGCCCTTCAAACCTCCACAAGTTGTTGATGAATATGATCAGAAAATCCCATTTTTATCATCACAAGGGAAAAAGATCATCCATGCTTTTTCACCAAGTAAGAAAACGAATACAGAAGAtggaagaggaagaggaagagaaagagaaagagaaagagaaagagtCCATGATATGTTATCAAAGAATTCCAGCTGTAGAGCAACAAGATCACTTTCTCCCTACCGAGTTTCtgatgaagaagatgaaaatGATCATATCAGCAGCAATATTAAGCAATCATCTTCAAAGGGTTCTTCTTCAAGAAAATGGAGATCATTAAGAGATTTGCTGCTGTTTAGAAGCGCATCTGAGGGACATAATAGAGATACATTCAGGAAGTATTCTTCAAGTTTTATCAGAAAATCTGAAGATCACCATCACAAGAGTTCAAGTTTTAAATCCGTTGACTGCTCTGGGTCCGCAAGATCTAAGAGAAAAGTATCGGCTCATGAGTTACATTACACAACGAATAAAGCGGCATCCGACAATATGAAGAGGAAAACATTCTTGCCATACAAACAAGGAATTCTAGGAAGATTAGCTTTCATTCCTGCAGTGGGAACACCTGCAAAATCATATAACAATACTATGTGA